One region of Primulina tabacum isolate GXHZ01 chromosome 1, ASM2559414v2, whole genome shotgun sequence genomic DNA includes:
- the LOC142540804 gene encoding protein NOI4-like yields MTSHEKGRPLPKFGEWDVNNPASADGFTVIFAKARDEKKATGTATGTAAPSPPPPSMSQPHQSYNDPRKKNWLCCF; encoded by the exons ATGACGTCT CACGAGAAAGGTCGGCCTTTGCCGAAATTTGGGGAGTGGGACGTGAACAATCCGGCATCGGCTGATGGATTCACAGTCATATTTGCCAAGGCTAGGGACGAAAAGAAAGCAACCGGTACAGCCACTGGCACGGCAGCACCCTCGCCGCCGCCACCTTCCATGTCTCAGCCACACCAATCATACAATGACCCCCGCAAG AAAAACTGGCTGTGTTGCTTTTGA
- the LOC142540731 gene encoding LOW QUALITY PROTEIN: early nodulin-like protein 21 (The sequence of the model RefSeq protein was modified relative to this genomic sequence to represent the inferred CDS: deleted 1 base in 1 codon), with product MEFIMKPFVFITFVCVLELSLQMGSCFQFQAANRAGWAVPPANQTDLYNEWASRERFEVGDTVRFKYKKDSVMEVNKTEYNECNSSRPNFFSNKGDTIYTLDRSGFFYFISGATGHCERGQRMIVWVIGQDEDSTAKSHAYKNNALFSYALFLIVSVFHFFA from the exons ATGGAGTTCATCATGAAACCCTTCGTTTTCATTACATTTGTTTGTGTCTTAGAACTGTCGTTGCAGATGGGGAGTTGCTTCCAGTTTCAAGCGGCCAACAGGGCCGGTTGGGCCGTGCCGCCAGCGAATCAGACCGATCTCTACAACGAATGGGCCTCTCGGGAAAGGTTCGAGGTTGGGGACACCGTTC GTTTCAAATACAAGAAAGATTCTGTCATGGAAGTGAACAAGACCGAGTACAACGAATGTAATTCCAGTCGCCCCAATTTCTTCTCCAACAAGGGGGACACCATCTACACGCTGGACCGGTCGGGC TTTTTCTACTTCATAAGCGGGGCGACCGGTCACTGCGAAAGGGGACAGAGAATGATCGTTTGGGTTATCGGGCAGGACGAGGATTCCACTGCTAAGTCTCATGCTTACAAGAACAATGCCCTTTTCTCGTATGCCCTGTTCTTGATCGTGtctgtttttcattttttcgcATGA
- the LOC142521115 gene encoding LOW QUALITY PROTEIN: putative disease resistance protein At3g14460 (The sequence of the model RefSeq protein was modified relative to this genomic sequence to represent the inferred CDS: deleted 2 bases in 1 codon) translates to MASAALASLVSSLKRIQRLGKQICCLQEKVRFLMEVAVDSCLVRTLDGWKLKRQIIGAAHQAEDIISVHLSKESRDHLGVEFEQQLQGIVEEFDSILKSTMELLDINYFCPMSLPNSTTEDLDRNSQLMDQLEQQEMLDSIEDSLGFDWNHESSMVGFHEDFLQIKDWLLGSPYHLEVMTIVGMTGTGKTTLARNLFENPAIHHIFKIHAWVSFSRTNNAHKMMKGILDSLRPIEDELDDKSIEQLTDILYRSLKGKRYFIVLDDVWDIQVWDDIKRSFPNDNIKSRIILTTRLLEMDLKDRFSKIHNMSLLTPKMSWTLFCIKVFGTKIALRGLSAAKIMLGNCGGIPLAILVIGGLLSKVRRTKDDWQLIARTMKSSTTSEEQLKGIFSLIYMYLPDHLRACIRSMIILAEDYELSVPRIITLWIDEGLVNQLGSKSPEEVAEEFLKDLIDRSLMVVCKPNKKGDVDLCSVCSILKDFFMAKNPDILQILLSTSNRSTTPERGIEDLPRGYSEGVSMIVLEGQKGKLTDILVWQWIAQGGTIAGNSVFVEEACIQCFDILLKLKYVAPIGYEYDGLYKNKYKVGDEMNEFLQNHPVGSQVTKELDSSHVDVSELEHLSLSFKVIDQINFGIIKKLSHLHTLIIHGIKDVNISRTDVSHLPSSIENSKALRFLDMSETSIISLPEKMCNLTNLQTLKLDKCKSLSRLPNRTKELINLRHLILDVAGQLDSMPEGMGNLSELRTLRTFLVGEDDGHNINELKHMNKLSGSLRISNLENVKSPAKAADASLCCKHDLRKIEFWWVDLQYEKNPMEEEILACLEPTLGIQEIEVCYYSGGKFPSWISKPSFDELVGITLYMCIYCDNLPSLGQLPSLKFISVVGMNEVLEINNLFCGEQIDKNQPSFPMLEKLSFYGMPKLEKWTEIRIGDFPHLLDLSIESCQKFKCLPFLSHLNSLNCMQLCNCPELSCLPDGGFPSTLETLMVEDCPKLEGRCSKDKGEDWCKIAHVPAVYLDGVKIHTK, encoded by the exons ATGGCTTCCGCTGCCCTTGCTTCTCTCGTCTCATCATTGAAGAGGATTCAGCGTCTTGGGAAACAAATTTGCTGTCTCCAGGAAAAGGTTCGTTTCTTGATGGAAGTTGCGGTAGATTCTTGCCTCGTACGAACCTTAGACGGCTGGAAATTGAAACGGCAAATCATCGGGGCGGCCCATCAAGCAGAAGATATTATTTCTGTTCACCTGTCAAAGGAATCTCGTGATCATCTGGGGGTGGAATTTGAACAGCAGTTGCAGGGGATAGTGGAAGAATTCGATTCGATTTTGAAATCCACCATGGAATTGCTGGATATAAACTATTTTTGTCCAATGTCGTTACCCAACTCCACAACCGAGGATTTGGATAGGAACTCTCAACTTATGGATCAATTGGAGCAACAGGAAATGTTGGATTCTATTGAGGACTCTCTGGGATTTGATTGGAATCACGAAAGCTCTATGGTTGGATTCCATGAAGACTTTTTACAAATTAAAGATTGGCTACTTGGATCACCATATCATCTCGAAGTCATGACGATTGTTGGGATGACTGGAACTGGTAAGACTACTCTCGCAAGAAATTTGTTTGAGAACCCGGCCattcatcatattttcaaaattcatgCTTGGGTATCATTTTCTCGAACAAATAATGCGCACAAAATGATGAAGGGTATTCTGGATTCCTTGAGACCTATCGAAGATGAACTGGATGACAAGAGCATTGAACAATTAACAGATATTCTTTACAGAAGTTTAAAGGGTAAGAGGTACTTCATTGTATTGGATGATGTGTGGGATATCCAGGTCTGGGATGACATCAAAAGATCATTTCCTAATGATAATATAAAGAGCCGGATCATTTTAACGACTAGGCTGTTGGAGATGGATCTTAAAGACCGGTTTTCCAAGATTCACAACATGAGTCTTCTTACACCCAAAATGAGCTGGACTCTGTTTTGTATCAAAGTTTTTGGGACGAAGATTGCCCTCAGGGGCTTGAGTG CTGCAAAAATTATGTTAGGGAATTGTGGAGGAATTCCCCTTGCAATTCTTGTGATTGGTGGCCTTCTCTCCAAAGTTCGCAGGACTAAAGATGACTGGCAGCTTATTGCGAGGACTATGAAGTCATCCACAACTTCTGAGGAACAGTTGAAGGGGATTTTCTCCTTGATCTACATGTACTTGCCAGATCATCTGAGAGCATGCATCCGTTCCATGATAATCTTGGCAGAAGATTATGAACTCTCAGTCCCCCGAATCATCACGCTTTGGATTGATGAGGGACTGGTAAATCAACTTGGTTCTAAAAGTCCTGAAGAAGTGGCTGAGGAGTTTCTGAAAGATCTAATTGATAGAAGTCTCATGGTGGTTTGCAAGCCAAATAAAAAGGGTGATGTTGACTTGTGTAGCGTTTGTAGCATCTTGAAGGACTTCTTCATGGCTAAGAATCCAGATATTCTTCAG ATTTTGCTCTCAACTTCAAATCGAAGCACCACACCGGAACGGGGTATTGAAGATCTTCCAAGAGGCTATAGTGAAGGCGTTTCCATGATAGTACTGGAAGGACAAAAGGGGAAATTAACT GACATTCTAGTTTGGCAATGGATTGCTCAAGGGGGAACGATAGCAGGAAACAGTGTATTCGTCGAGGAAGCATGCATTCAGTGCTTTGATATATTGTTGAAGCTCAAATACGTTGCTCCCATTGGGTATGAATATGATGGACtttataaaaacaaatacaaagTTGGTGATGAGATGAATGAATTCCTTCAAAATCATCCCGTAGGATCTCAGGTTACGAAAGAATTGGATAGTAGCCATGTCGATGTGTCTGAACTCGAACATTTGTCCTTGTCCTTCAAGGTCATTGACCAAATCAATTTTGGGATCATAAAAAAGTTGAGCCATCTTCATACTCTCATAATTCATG GCATTAAGGATGTTAATATAAGTCGTACTGATGTGTCGCACCTGCCAAGTTCTATTGAAAATTCAAAGGCGTTGCGATTTCTTGATATGTCTGAGACATCAATTATATCGTTGCCTGAGAAAATGTGCAATCTGACCAATCTGCAAACTTTAAAACTTGACAAATGTAAGTCCCTATCTCGACTGCCTAATCGTACAAAAGAGTTGATTAACCTGCGCCATTTGATTCTTGATGTTGCTGGCCAGTTGGACTCAATGCCAGAAGGTATGGGAAATCTGTCAGAGTTACGCACTTTAAGGACATTTTTGGTTGGCGAAGACGATGGCCATAACATAAATGAGTTGAAACACATGAACAAATTGAGCGGATCACTTCGAATTTCGAATCTTGAAAATGTTAAATCTCCTGCTAAGGCTGCAGATGCTTCTCTTTGCTGCAAACATGACCTCAGAAAAATAGAATTTTGGTGGGTGGATCTTCAATATGAGAAGAATCCAATGGAAGAGGAAATACTAGCATGCCTTGAACCAACTTTGGGCATCCAAGAGATAGAAGTATGCTATTATAGCGGTGGAAAATTCCCGAGTTGGATAAGCAAGCCGTCTTTTGATGAATTGGTTGGTATAACCCTCtatatgtgtatatattgtGACAACCTTCCATCTCTTGGACAATTGCCATCTCTAAAGTTTATCAGTGTTGTTGGAATGAATGAGGTGCTAGAAATCAACAACCTCTTTTGTGGGGAACAAATTGATAAGAATCAACCCTCGTTTCCTATGCTCGAGAAACTGTCATTTTATGGAATGCCGAAATTGGAAAAATGGACAGAAATAAGAATCGGCGATTTTCCTCATCTCTTGGATCTCAGTATCGAATCGTGTCAGAAATTCAAGTGCCTTCCTTTTCTGTCACATTTGAACTCTCTTAATTGTATGCAATTATGCAATTGTCCTGAACTCTCATGTTTGCCTGATGGTGGATTTCCATCCACCCTTGAAACATTAATGGTCGAAGATTGTCCCAAATTAGAAGGACGATGCAGCAAAGATAAAGGTGAAGATTGGTGCAAGATTGCTCATGTGCCTGCTGTTTATCTCGATGGCGTGAAGATCCATACGAAATAG